Proteins co-encoded in one Patescibacteria group bacterium genomic window:
- the rpsT gene encoding 30S ribosomal protein S20, protein MPIKKSAIKALRQSNKRQIRNKKRKATIKWTQKKFLKLVLAKNTKKASELYLKLQKEIDKAIQKGTLKKNTGARKKSRLYKKLKELTIKK, encoded by the coding sequence ATGCCAATTAAAAAATCTGCCATCAAAGCCTTGAGGCAGTCAAATAAAAGACAAATTAGAAACAAAAAAAGAAAAGCCACCATAAAGTGGACACAAAAGAAATTTTTGAAATTAGTTTTAGCTAAAAACACAAAGAAAGCTTCAGAATTGTATTTAAAATTACAAAAAGAAATTGATAAAGCAATTCAGAAAGGAACGCTAAAAAAGAATACTGGTGCAAGAAAAAAATCTAGATTATATAAAAAGTTAAAAGAACTTACAATTAAAAAATAA
- a CDS encoding HAD-IC family P-type ATPase — translation MIEKNWHNLSIENIFQKLGTNENGINNEQAKERLKKYKENILPKEKKFSIIKIIIEQFKSPLVYILLIASIISFLLKEFIDMWIILSAVFINAIIGFFQEYKAEKTFLHLRKLVQYKSRVLRKDMASNKSNESIINNKYIVPGDIIILKPGDVVGADARIIKSNGLKVKEAILTGESTPSLKHSNKLSKNIGLADKENMIYAGTNIVGGTAMAIVIATGSNTELGKIANLIKSTTKEKTPLQNKIAHMAGWLGIIIGIMCLILFVSGVMLGRPFFEMLLISVAVAVAGIPEGLAIAVTVCLAVGMQAILQKKALIKKLIATETLGSITVIASDKTGTLTEGRMTVVDIIPHLSKTGSQELLKIGLLCNNAIIKLPEDKTDNPIINGDPTEIALLTASMASELERKAILKKYPRIDELPFESKNMYMATLHKVLDKQNKKELLVKGAPEKIINLSSLNNADKQAIITKTNTLTSKGLRVIAFAKKISSQQNNTILKEDLQNLEFIGLIAIKDPLRKNAKQTIKTCELAGIKPIIMTGDHELTAKAIAIEIGLIKKNEKILIGKELDKMSDKELGSVLKTSNVYARVEPKHKIRIINLLQKQGEIVAMAGDGVNDAPAIKAANIGISLGSGSEITKQTAEMILIDNNFQTILEAIKQGRNIFQNIKKIILFLLADIFTEFILIGSTLLMGFPLPLIAGQILWINIIEDTLPAMALSYEKGNKNILKEKKTKTDSKLLDSEMKVLIFIIGIITDFILFGLFLYLYYYKNLDISYIRTMIFAGLGIDTLFIVFSCKNLRQKIWEYNPFDNYFLNLSVIFGWAMLIIAVYLPFFQKILQTTSLNYNDWLILISLGLINLVLIEIGKSFYITKKQKT, via the coding sequence ATGATAGAAAAAAATTGGCACAATTTATCAATAGAAAATATTTTTCAAAAATTAGGCACAAATGAAAATGGAATCAACAATGAGCAAGCAAAAGAGAGATTAAAAAAATATAAAGAAAATATTTTGCCCAAAGAAAAAAAATTTTCAATAATAAAAATTATTATTGAACAATTTAAAAGTCCGTTGGTTTATATCTTATTAATAGCTTCTATAATTTCTTTTTTATTGAAAGAATTTATTGATATGTGGATAATTTTATCCGCTGTTTTTATTAATGCCATAATTGGTTTTTTTCAAGAATACAAAGCAGAAAAAACCTTTCTTCATTTAAGAAAATTGGTTCAATACAAATCAAGAGTTTTAAGAAAAGACATGGCTTCAAATAAAAGCAATGAAAGTATTATAAATAACAAATATATTGTACCAGGTGATATTATTATATTAAAACCAGGCGATGTAGTAGGAGCTGACGCCAGAATAATTAAATCCAATGGACTAAAAGTAAAAGAGGCGATTTTAACAGGCGAATCAACTCCTTCTCTTAAACATTCTAACAAATTGTCTAAAAATATTGGGTTGGCTGACAAAGAAAATATGATTTATGCTGGCACAAATATAGTTGGAGGCACTGCCATGGCTATTGTTATAGCCACTGGCAGTAATACTGAATTAGGGAAAATTGCTAACCTAATTAAATCAACCACCAAGGAAAAAACCCCGCTTCAAAACAAAATTGCTCATATGGCTGGTTGGCTAGGAATTATCATTGGAATAATGTGTTTAATATTATTCGTATCTGGAGTTATGCTGGGCAGACCATTTTTTGAAATGCTTTTAATTTCTGTGGCCGTGGCCGTGGCTGGTATTCCTGAAGGACTAGCCATTGCGGTAACAGTTTGTTTAGCTGTTGGCATGCAAGCAATTTTACAAAAAAAAGCATTAATTAAAAAATTAATCGCTACTGAAACACTAGGGTCAATCACTGTTATTGCTTCTGACAAAACAGGCACATTAACTGAGGGGCGAATGACTGTAGTGGATATAATCCCACACCTTTCTAAAACAGGATCACAAGAATTATTAAAAATTGGCCTACTTTGTAATAATGCTATAATTAAACTCCCTGAAGATAAAACAGACAACCCCATAATCAATGGTGACCCAACTGAAATAGCTCTTTTAACCGCTTCCATGGCCTCTGAACTTGAAAGAAAAGCTATCTTAAAAAAATATCCTCGAATTGATGAACTCCCGTTTGAATCAAAAAACATGTATATGGCAACGCTTCATAAAGTATTAGACAAGCAAAACAAGAAAGAACTATTAGTGAAAGGAGCTCCTGAAAAAATTATAAATTTATCTAGCCTAAACAACGCAGACAAACAAGCGATAATAACTAAAACAAACACCCTAACAAGTAAAGGATTAAGAGTCATTGCCTTTGCTAAAAAAATAAGTAGCCAACAAAATAATACAATCCTAAAAGAAGATTTACAAAATCTTGAATTTATTGGCCTAATTGCAATCAAAGATCCTTTAAGAAAAAACGCCAAACAAACCATTAAAACCTGCGAATTAGCAGGCATAAAACCAATTATAATGACTGGTGACCATGAACTAACAGCCAAAGCGATTGCAATAGAGATAGGATTAATCAAGAAAAATGAAAAAATATTAATAGGCAAAGAATTAGACAAAATGTCAGACAAAGAACTAGGCTCTGTTTTAAAAACTAGTAATGTTTATGCGCGAGTTGAACCAAAACATAAAATTAGAATTATTAATTTACTACAAAAACAAGGAGAAATCGTGGCCATGGCCGGAGACGGAGTAAATGATGCCCCGGCCATAAAAGCAGCTAATATAGGGATATCACTTGGATCTGGATCTGAAATAACCAAACAAACAGCTGAAATGATTTTAATTGATAATAATTTTCAAACCATACTTGAAGCAATCAAACAGGGGAGAAATATATTTCAAAATATAAAAAAAATTATATTATTCTTGCTAGCTGATATTTTTACTGAATTTATCCTAATAGGAAGTACATTGCTAATGGGATTTCCGTTACCATTAATAGCCGGGCAAATTTTATGGATAAACATCATAGAAGACACATTGCCTGCCATGGCTTTGTCTTATGAGAAAGGAAACAAAAATATATTAAAAGAGAAAAAAACAAAGACAGACAGCAAATTATTAGACTCGGAAATGAAAGTCTTAATATTTATTATTGGCATAATTACTGATTTTATATTATTTGGATTATTCTTATACCTTTATTATTATAAAAATCTAGACATCTCATATATAAGAACAATGATTTTCGCAGGACTAGGCATTGATACTCTTTTTATTGTGTTTTCCTGCAAAAACTTAAGACAAAAAATATGGGAATACAACCCTTTTGATAATTATTTTTTAAACCTTAGCGTTATCTTTGGTTGGGCAATGTTAATAATCGCAGTTTATTTGCCATTTTTTCAAAAAATCCTACAAACAACCTCTCTTAATTATAATGATTGGTTAATATTAATTTCACTTGGACTTATAAACCTTGTATTAATAGAAATAGGAAAATCTTTTTATATCACTAAAAAACAAAAAACATGA
- the rplU gene encoding 50S ribosomal protein L21, translated as MEKFVVLKTGGKQYLVKKGDLLNIEKIDGQPGDKIMLDNVLLFFDLSKKIEIGKPLLKMVVKAEILEQQKAPKIVVIKYKSKNRYKRKQGHRQLQTKIKILSFTSAQVKKPAKSTVKKKPAKSTVKKTK; from the coding sequence ATGGAAAAATTTGTAGTATTAAAAACAGGAGGAAAACAATATCTTGTAAAAAAGGGAGATTTATTAAATATAGAGAAAATTGATGGCCAACCAGGTGACAAAATAATGCTAGATAATGTTTTGTTGTTTTTTGATTTGTCTAAAAAAATTGAAATAGGCAAACCATTACTTAAAATGGTTGTTAAGGCTGAAATTTTAGAGCAACAAAAAGCTCCAAAGATTGTTGTCATTAAATACAAAAGTAAAAATCGTTATAAAAGAAAACAAGGGCATAGACAATTACAGACAAAAATCAAGATTTTGTCATTTACTTCTGCCCAAGTAAAAAAACCGGCTAAAAGCACGGTTAAGAAAAAACCGGCTAAAAGCACGGTTAAGAAAACGAAATAA
- the queA gene encoding tRNA preQ1(34) S-adenosylmethionine ribosyltransferase-isomerase QueA encodes MKIKEFDYFLPKKNIAQSPCKPRDNARLMILDVKNKSIKHDYFYNIHKYLKATDVLVANNTKVIPARIYGKKINKNSLEGKIEILLLKQIKLPARTCSWEAMAKGRIKAGKQVEFDKELIGIFNKKITKQTWQINFNLSNDNFIKKINKIGQTPTPPYIKQLSNLKEYQTIYAVHPGSAAAPTAGFHFTKKLITKIKNKKISFEFITLHVGLGTFQPIRTNNIKEHKIHPEWASINIQTKTKLNKAKQNNQRIIAVGTTTTRAIESFASPDKLLRSSKKWVDLFIVPGYKFKFIDGLITNFHLPKSSLLMMVSALAGQKFILKAYKQAIVKNYRFYSFGDAMFIKNFNNID; translated from the coding sequence ATGAAAATAAAAGAATTTGATTATTTTCTTCCTAAAAAAAATATTGCTCAATCACCATGTAAGCCTCGAGATAATGCGAGGCTTATGATTTTAGATGTAAAGAATAAATCCATTAAACATGACTATTTTTATAACATTCATAAATATTTAAAAGCCACAGATGTATTGGTGGCTAACAACACAAAAGTTATTCCAGCTCGTATTTATGGCAAAAAAATAAATAAAAATTCCTTGGAAGGAAAAATAGAAATTTTATTATTAAAACAAATAAAACTACCTGCTAGAACGTGCTCTTGGGAAGCAATGGCAAAGGGACGAATCAAGGCAGGCAAGCAAGTTGAATTTGACAAAGAATTAATTGGTATTTTCAATAAAAAAATAACAAAACAAACCTGGCAGATTAACTTTAACTTAAGCAATGATAATTTTATTAAAAAAATAAATAAAATAGGCCAAACCCCAACCCCTCCATACATAAAACAGCTGTCTAATTTAAAAGAATACCAAACAATATATGCGGTTCATCCTGGGTCAGCTGCTGCCCCAACAGCAGGATTCCATTTTACAAAAAAATTAATAACCAAAATAAAAAATAAAAAAATCTCATTTGAATTTATCACTCTTCACGTTGGCTTAGGAACATTCCAGCCAATAAGAACTAATAATATTAAAGAACATAAAATTCATCCTGAATGGGCATCAATAAATATACAGACCAAAACAAAACTAAATAAAGCTAAACAAAATAACCAAAGAATAATAGCAGTCGGCACCACCACAACCAGGGCAATAGAATCTTTTGCCAGTCCAGACAAATTATTGCGTTCAAGTAAAAAATGGGTAGATCTTTTTATTGTGCCTGGATATAAATTTAAATTTATTGACGGCTTAATCACTAACTTTCATCTACCAAAATCAAGCTTGTTAATGATGGTGTCTGCTTTGGCTGGCCAAAAATTCATACTAAAAGCATATAAGCAGGCAATTGTCAAAAATTATAGATTTTATTCATTTGGTGATGCAATGTTTATAAAAAACTTTAATAATATTGATTAA
- a CDS encoding sodium:calcium antiporter: protein MILLYITVILVASIALVKSTQAIIKTMDYIAKYFHIPEFVIAFILAGIITSFPELFIGITSAINNTPVLGFSNVIGSNIADLTLILGLIIILARGIKYESRIISQNIIYTFILIIYPILLASDGLVSRIDGVGLLIIFILYNVILFFQSQDFSKTFSGARRKDLIKNIWILSISIIFIIISSSIIVKMSQILALKINASLFVVGLFLVAVATSLPELTLGIKLISEKRKEIIIGNILGSLAANSTAIIGIIAIISPIMIKTYKEFLSSVIFMIASYFIFVWFSKTDKGFTKKEGLILLLAYISFIIIQSLIK from the coding sequence ATGATTCTTTTATACATAACCGTAATCTTGGTTGCTTCGATTGCTCTTGTGAAAAGCACTCAAGCAATAATAAAAACAATGGACTACATTGCTAAATATTTTCATATTCCTGAGTTCGTAATTGCTTTCATTCTAGCTGGGATTATTACTTCTTTCCCTGAACTTTTTATAGGAATAACCTCAGCAATTAATAATACCCCTGTGCTTGGTTTTAGTAATGTTATTGGATCAAATATTGCTGACTTAACATTAATTTTAGGATTGATTATTATTTTAGCCAGAGGGATAAAATATGAGTCAAGAATTATTTCGCAAAATATTATCTACACATTTATTTTAATTATTTATCCAATCTTATTAGCATCTGATGGGCTAGTGTCAAGAATTGATGGAGTCGGGTTGTTAATTATTTTTATTTTATATAATGTAATCCTGTTTTTTCAAAGCCAAGATTTTAGTAAAACTTTTTCAGGGGCTAGAAGAAAAGATTTAATAAAAAACATCTGGATACTTAGTATTAGCATAATTTTTATAATAATTAGCTCAAGTATTATTGTTAAGATGTCTCAGATTCTTGCTTTAAAAATAAATGCATCATTATTTGTAGTTGGTTTATTTTTAGTTGCAGTGGCTACTTCTTTGCCAGAACTAACACTTGGCATAAAGTTAATATCTGAAAAACGAAAAGAAATAATTATAGGAAATATATTAGGGTCTTTAGCTGCTAATTCAACCGCCATTATCGGCATCATAGCCATAATATCTCCTATCATGATAAAAACATATAAAGAATTTTTGAGCAGTGTTATTTTTATGATTGCCTCTTATTTCATCTTTGTTTGGTTTTCCAAAACAGACAAGGGTTTTACGAAAAAAGAAGGATTGATTTTGTTATTAGCTTATATTAGTTTTATTATTATTCAATCTTTGATAAAATAA
- a CDS encoding FtsX-like permease family protein encodes MNILISAFKNIFRNFWLSIASIVIILLMLFSISLIYTINTISQTMLESFEQKMDLSIYLKQNINQDTIESLKAELKKLEQVKEIKYLNPAESLEKFKERHKANQDILNSLEELGENPLGATITLKFQDPTAYQSVLSIISNPNYEKIIQDQDFHDYQKLIDTFNNFNRKIYFIGSFISILFLLISLLVIFNSIKLGAIHKQEEIQIMRLMGATSWLIKAPFLIEGIIYATSAWILNVLILAGISWSIESRIQKFLEIDFNIYEQLETNGISFLFILLIYAVIISITGSSLAIKKYLKF; translated from the coding sequence ATGAATATTTTAATTTCTGCTTTTAAAAATATTTTTCGAAATTTTTGGCTATCAATAGCAAGCATAGTAATTATTCTCTTAATGCTTTTCTCTATAAGCTTAATCTATACAATAAATACAATCAGCCAAACAATGCTTGAGTCCTTTGAACAAAAAATGGATTTAAGCATTTACCTCAAGCAAAATATCAATCAAGATACAATTGAATCACTTAAAGCAGAATTAAAAAAACTTGAACAAGTGAAAGAAATTAAATACTTAAACCCAGCTGAATCGCTTGAAAAATTTAAAGAAAGGCACAAGGCCAACCAGGATATCTTAAATTCGCTTGAAGAACTAGGAGAAAATCCACTAGGAGCAACAATTACTCTAAAATTTCAAGACCCAACTGCCTATCAATCAGTTTTATCAATAATTAGCAACCCAAATTATGAAAAAATAATTCAAGACCAAGATTTTCATGATTATCAAAAATTAATAGATACTTTTAATAATTTTAATAGAAAAATATATTTTATTGGGTCATTTATTAGCATATTATTTTTGTTAATATCTTTGCTAGTTATTTTTAATTCTATTAAATTAGGAGCTATTCACAAACAAGAAGAAATACAAATAATGAGATTAATGGGAGCCACTTCGTGGCTTATTAAGGCTCCGTTCTTAATAGAAGGCATTATTTATGCCACATCAGCATGGATACTGAATGTTCTAATTTTGGCTGGAATATCATGGTCAATAGAATCTCGTATTCAAAAATTTTTAGAAATAGATTTTAATATTTATGAACAATTAGAAACAAATGGAATTAGTTTTCTATTTATTCTGTTAATATATGCTGTTATAATTTCAATAACTGGCAGTAGTTTAGCTATAAAGAAATATCTAAAATTTTAA
- the ruvA gene encoding Holliday junction branch migration protein RuvA, with amino-acid sequence MIYAIFGKILAKQTKTIILEVNNLFFEIFVTNSFINKTKIDQDIKLFTYLAVKEEAFQLYGFESEEELNYFKLLKKISGIGPKSAINILSLVGINNLEKAILEKDSNVLTKVSGIGSKIAEKIILELKGKIKATIKTYTSIDDETTIDALTSLGYSMQESRQVIKKIPDNMINAEDRVKQALKILSGK; translated from the coding sequence ATGATATATGCTATTTTTGGAAAAATTTTAGCCAAGCAAACCAAGACAATAATACTTGAAGTAAATAATTTATTTTTTGAAATTTTTGTTACAAATTCTTTTATAAACAAAACAAAAATAGACCAAGATATTAAATTGTTTACTTATTTAGCCGTAAAAGAAGAAGCATTTCAATTATATGGATTTGAAAGCGAAGAAGAGTTGAATTATTTTAAATTATTAAAAAAAATCTCTGGCATCGGACCCAAGTCAGCCATAAATATTTTATCTTTAGTTGGTATAAATAATTTGGAAAAAGCAATTTTAGAAAAAGATTCTAACGTACTAACAAAAGTATCTGGAATTGGATCTAAAATTGCTGAAAAAATTATTTTAGAACTAAAAGGAAAAATCAAAGCAACAATTAAAACTTATACATCTATTGATGATGAAACAACAATCGATGCACTAACAAGTCTAGGATATTCCATGCAAGAATCTAGGCAAGTAATAAAAAAAATTCCAGATAATATGATAAATGCTGAAGATAGAGTTAAACAAGCATTAAAAATTTTATCTGGAAAATAA
- the asnS gene encoding asparagine--tRNA ligase gives MYIYLKNITKHLNKEVVLKGWVFNFRSAGSLYFIQFRDGTGEIQGIISKKDIDNQSWENCNKLTIESSIKIQGKVYADKRSPSGYEMQVNKMEIISVAEEYPIGKKAHGSNFLMNNRHLWVRSNKQRAILKIRDEVIFSIRSFFKEQGFILTDSPVLTPTSCEGTTNLFKTKYFDKNAFLSQTGQLYIESLIYSFGKVYDFGPTFRAEKSKTRRHLTEFWMMDAEAAFVEHQANMKTQEELIAWIIKWVLKNCSKELAIIERDITLLKKIKTPFPVVTYKEMITELQNQGVKIKMGDDFGGDHETIISSMFNSPVFIEKYPAKIKAFYMKPDSINSEFVLNNDLIAPEGYGEIIGGSQRIDDVDTLKKKIKEFKLDPKPLEWYIDLRRYGSVPHSGFGLGLERIITWICKLSHVRESIPFPRLINRLNP, from the coding sequence ATGTATATATATTTAAAAAACATTACTAAACATCTAAACAAGGAAGTTGTTCTTAAGGGGTGGGTTTTTAATTTTCGATCAGCTGGTTCTCTTTATTTTATTCAATTCAGAGACGGCACAGGAGAAATTCAGGGCATAATATCAAAAAAAGATATTGACAATCAGTCATGGGAAAATTGTAATAAATTAACAATTGAATCGTCTATAAAAATACAAGGCAAAGTTTATGCTGACAAAAGATCTCCGTCTGGATATGAAATGCAAGTAAATAAAATGGAAATCATCTCTGTGGCCGAAGAATACCCCATCGGAAAAAAAGCTCATGGTTCTAATTTTCTAATGAATAATAGACATTTATGGGTTAGGTCAAATAAACAAAGAGCTATTTTAAAAATAAGAGATGAAGTCATATTTTCTATTCGTTCATTTTTTAAAGAACAGGGCTTTATTCTAACTGATTCTCCTGTTTTAACTCCCACTTCATGCGAAGGCACAACTAATCTTTTTAAAACAAAATACTTTGACAAAAATGCATTTTTATCTCAAACAGGACAATTGTATATTGAATCACTAATATATTCATTCGGCAAAGTTTATGATTTTGGTCCAACTTTTAGGGCTGAAAAATCGAAAACACGCCGACATTTAACAGAATTTTGGATGATGGATGCAGAAGCCGCCTTTGTTGAACATCAAGCTAATATGAAAACACAGGAAGAGTTGATTGCATGGATAATTAAATGGGTGCTTAAAAATTGTTCCAAAGAATTAGCCATAATAGAAAGAGACATTACTTTATTAAAAAAAATAAAAACTCCATTTCCTGTTGTCACTTACAAAGAAATGATAACTGAATTACAAAACCAGGGAGTAAAAATAAAAATGGGAGACGATTTTGGTGGAGACCATGAAACAATCATATCATCAATGTTTAACTCACCAGTGTTTATTGAAAAATATCCAGCTAAAATCAAGGCATTTTACATGAAGCCTGATTCAATAAATTCAGAATTTGTTTTAAACAATGATTTAATTGCCCCAGAAGGATATGGAGAAATTATTGGTGGCTCTCAAAGAATTGATGACGTAGACACATTAAAGAAAAAAATAAAAGAATTTAAGCTCGACCCAAAACCATTAGAATGGTATATTGACTTAAGAAGATATGGTTCCGTGCCACACTCTGGTTTCGGATTAGGATTAGAGAGAATCATCACTTGGATTTGCAAATTATCACATGTTAGAGAGTCTATTCCATTTCCAAGATTGATAAATAGACTAAATCCATAA
- the aspS gene encoding aspartate--tRNA ligase codes for MKRIWAKQATKKINSTIKLCGWINTKRSMGEIVFIDLRDRSGIIQIVFVEKELDQESRQTIKEIRNEFVVEIEGIVNKRPLNQINKNIVCGEIEVLAKKITILSKAKTPVFEINNEKLQANEEMRLKYRYLDLRHERMKDNLVLRHKITKTIRDFLDKEDFLEVETPILTKGTPEGAREYIVPSRLYPGEFYVLPQAPQQFKQLLMVGGIEKYFQIARCFRDEDTRGDRQPEFTQIDIEMSFISQSDILDLIEKMIIEIIKKTSPQKKITKIPFPRITYKQAMTKYKSDKPDIRQNKNDKDELAFCFITDFPLFSPTNSKKGLTSTHHPFTSPIKKDIKTFVDDPLNATALQYDLACNGMELGGGSIRIHKRETQEKIFKILKLSDKEIKRRFNHLLNAFEYGVPPHGGVALGLDRIAMMLANEKNIREVIAFPKTSDARDLMMGAPSEIPAKQIKESNIKIINEKK; via the coding sequence ATGAAAAGAATTTGGGCTAAGCAAGCAACAAAAAAAATTAACTCAACTATTAAACTTTGTGGTTGGATTAATACAAAAAGAAGCATGGGAGAAATTGTATTCATTGACCTAAGAGATAGGTCTGGAATAATACAAATTGTTTTTGTTGAAAAAGAACTCGACCAAGAATCAAGACAAACAATCAAAGAGATTAGAAATGAATTTGTAGTTGAAATAGAAGGAATCGTGAACAAGCGACCTCTTAATCAAATAAATAAAAACATTGTTTGCGGAGAAATAGAGGTGTTGGCTAAAAAAATAACCATATTAAGCAAAGCAAAAACTCCTGTATTTGAAATTAACAACGAAAAACTTCAAGCAAATGAAGAAATGCGCTTAAAATATAGATACTTGGACCTGCGACATGAACGCATGAAAGATAATCTTGTTCTTAGACACAAAATAACAAAAACTATTCGTGATTTTTTAGATAAAGAAGATTTTCTAGAAGTTGAAACACCTATTTTAACCAAAGGGACGCCTGAAGGAGCTAGAGAATACATTGTGCCCTCTCGACTTTATCCAGGAGAATTTTACGTATTACCACAAGCACCGCAACAATTCAAACAACTCTTAATGGTCGGGGGCATTGAAAAATATTTTCAAATAGCTCGCTGTTTTAGAGACGAAGACACTAGAGGAGATAGACAGCCTGAATTTACTCAAATCGATATAGAGATGAGCTTTATTTCACAATCAGACATACTAGATTTAATAGAAAAAATGATTATAGAAATTATTAAAAAAACATCTCCTCAAAAAAAAATAACTAAAATTCCTTTTCCAAGAATTACTTACAAACAAGCAATGACAAAATATAAGTCAGACAAACCTGACATACGACAAAATAAAAATGATAAAGATGAATTAGCTTTTTGTTTTATCACTGACTTTCCTTTGTTCTCACCCACTAATTCTAAAAAAGGACTAACCTCAACTCATCACCCTTTTACGTCTCCGATTAAGAAAGATATTAAAACGTTTGTTGATGACCCTCTTAATGCAACTGCCCTCCAGTATGACCTTGCTTGCAATGGAATGGAGTTAGGAGGCGGTTCAATCAGGATACATAAAAGAGAAACACAAGAAAAAATATTTAAAATATTAAAATTATCAGACAAAGAAATCAAAAGAAGATTTAATCATCTTTTGAATGCTTTTGAATATGGCGTTCCTCCTCATGGAGGAGTTGCCCTTGGCTTGGATAGAATTGCGATGATGTTGGCTAATGAAAAAAATATTAGAGAAGTAATTGCTTTTCCAAAAACATCTGATGCTAGAGATTTAATGATGGGAGCCCCAAGTGAAATACCAGCTAAACAAATCAAAGAATCAAATATCAAAATTATTAATGAAAAAAAATGA